The following proteins are co-located in the Bacillus pumilus genome:
- a CDS encoding ABC transporter substrate-binding protein, protein MKFKLGFTLLALCMLLITACSTSTNSDAKKEGGAEKLEIFSWWTGAGEEDGLKALIQLFEEKNKEIPIENAAVAGGAGTNAKAVLTSRMQGNDPPASFQVHGGAELNESWVAAGKMEPLDDLYEQEGWKDKFPESLIDLVSKDGKIYSVPVNIHRGNVLWYNKKVFEDQGLEPPTTFDEFFKTADALKKKGITPLALGDKEPWAATHLFESVLLGVLGAEDYQKLWAGDLKMDDTKVKEAADIFGRMLEYVNDDHSSRNWQDASQLVAKGEAAMNVMGDWAKGYFVNDLDLKVNKDFGYVATPGTEGSFMVITDTFGLPKGVKQPENVKKFLSVLGSVEGQDAFNPLKGSIPARVDADVSKYDEYGKSAMKAFKESKLAPSLAHGSAAEEGFVTKANQAVNIFVTQKDSSQFVSSLKDSMK, encoded by the coding sequence ATGAAGTTCAAATTAGGCTTTACTTTGTTGGCACTCTGCATGCTTCTCATCACGGCTTGCAGTACATCGACGAACTCAGATGCAAAAAAAGAGGGCGGAGCGGAGAAGCTTGAAATTTTCTCTTGGTGGACAGGAGCAGGTGAGGAAGACGGACTGAAAGCACTCATTCAATTGTTTGAAGAGAAAAATAAAGAGATTCCAATTGAAAATGCAGCCGTCGCAGGTGGTGCTGGTACGAATGCAAAGGCTGTTTTGACGAGCCGGATGCAAGGAAATGATCCGCCAGCTTCCTTCCAAGTACATGGCGGGGCAGAGCTGAACGAGAGCTGGGTCGCGGCAGGCAAAATGGAGCCGCTGGATGATCTTTATGAACAAGAAGGCTGGAAGGACAAATTCCCAGAATCACTGATTGACCTTGTGAGCAAAGATGGGAAAATCTATTCGGTTCCAGTGAATATTCACCGAGGCAATGTGCTTTGGTATAACAAAAAGGTATTTGAAGACCAAGGTTTAGAGCCGCCAACGACATTTGATGAATTTTTCAAAACAGCAGATGCTTTAAAGAAAAAAGGGATTACTCCACTTGCGCTTGGGGATAAAGAGCCTTGGGCAGCGACTCACTTGTTTGAGAGTGTTCTGCTTGGTGTATTAGGCGCAGAAGATTATCAAAAACTTTGGGCGGGCGACTTGAAAATGGATGACACAAAAGTGAAGGAAGCGGCAGACATCTTTGGACGCATGCTCGAATACGTCAATGACGATCATAGCTCCCGTAACTGGCAGGATGCCTCACAGCTCGTGGCAAAAGGGGAAGCGGCGATGAATGTCATGGGCGATTGGGCGAAGGGATACTTTGTCAACGATCTGGACTTGAAGGTCAACAAAGATTTTGGTTACGTGGCGACCCCTGGAACGGAGGGAAGCTTTATGGTGATCACCGATACGTTCGGACTGCCGAAGGGTGTCAAACAGCCGGAAAACGTGAAAAAATTCTTATCTGTCTTAGGATCTGTGGAAGGACAGGATGCGTTTAATCCGCTGAAGGGATCGATTCCGGCACGGGTTGATGCGGATGTATCAAAATATGATGAATACGGAAAATCGGCGATGAAGGCATTTAAAGAGTCAAAGCTGGCGCCGTCACTCGCCCATGGCTCAGCTGCTGAAGAAGGCTTTGTGACGAAAGCAAACCAAGCCGTCAATATTTTTGTGACACAAAAAGACAGCAGCCAGTTTGTTTCATCTTTAAAAGACTCTATGAAATAA